From the Paenibacillus tianjinensis genome, the window GGATGATCTTCCAGCTCATGCTGATCATATTATCATAGCTTATGTTAATCCTAAGGATCATGAAGTTCATCTATTTGTTATGAGCCATGACGGAACGGTTTCAGATAGACCCGTTAGTCCATGATAGGTTAATTATTCCGTAATACACCAGATCCTCATACCGGCCTTCTTTCCGTACATGCTCTCTAAGTACCCCTTCTTGCTCCATACCTATTTTGCGCGTCACACTTCCAGAAGCCGGATTAGAGCAAATTAACGCGCGAATACTTTTATGGTACTTTTTTTCATTAAAAGCAATACTGCCTGCGCTGCCTCTATGCTCCAGCCACATTCCCGTCTGCCTCGTTCACACTCACCTTTTTGAGCTTCCGATTAAACATAACGAACAGCATAACCCCCATCACGCTAGTAATCACTTCCGTTACGGTCATAGACCAGATAACACCATTCAGTCCGAAGAGATAATGAAGCACGATAATCACCGGAATATACAGGATGCCTTGAGTAATCGCCATAATCGCTGTAGGTGCGCCTTGTCCGGTGGCCTGGAAAATACTCATGAAAAGTCCCGTGAATCCATTAAACAAAGCCGAGATCAGCATCGCTGCCAGGATCGTTACGCCGCTGCTGATCACAGACGGGTCGTTGGAGAACCAGTGCAGGACCGTGTCTCTGAAGATAAATACCAGGCTGACGAACACAATAGAAATGGTTCCGATGCAGGCAAAGGCATATTTAATACTTGATTTAAGACGCTCGATATTGCGGCCGGCATAGGTAAAAGCAAACAGCGGGATCAGACCGAGGAATAACCCCATCGACAGAAACTCCGGAACCTGAACGATTCTTAGCGCCACACCAAAGCCGGCAACCACATGGTCTCCATATAGAATGGCATAATTATTCAGCAGCAGCGTTGTCACAATCAGAAAAGCGGATTGAAGCAGCTCAGAGATTCCGATTTTATAAATTTCCAGCTTATCCTGCACCGAAATCCTGAAATGCTTCAAGAATCCTTTTAAATGTTCACTCTTTGTCTCCAGGAAATAGATGTAATAAACTACCGAGCCCACATTCGCCAGGATCATCGCCAGCGCCGCGCCTGCCACATGCCAGTTCAGCACCAGAATAAACAGCGGATCAAAAATCAGGCTAAGCGCAGTACTGATAAACACCCCGTACATCGATTCCTTCGATGCCCCCTCCGAGCGAACCAGCTGCTCCAGCGCAAAATTGAGCACAATCACGAACCCGCCGGCGAACAGGGTCGTGGCATAGGTCTTTGTAAAATTAAACGTAGCGTCATCCGCACCAAGCAGCCGTGTAATCGGGTTAATCGCCAAAAAAGCAAGCAGTGCGATTACGATACCGGTGATAATACTTGCGTAGAAGGAATAACCGGCGATTCTCTGGCCCTTCTCTGGATTCTTCTCACCAGCCAGCCGGGTCACAAACGTACCGCCGCCTACTCCCAGCACATTGCCGAAGGCCATTAATACAGTAAAAATAGGCAGGCCCAGCGTAATCGCTGTCAGCATATGCGTATTGTGCAGCAGCCCGATGAAATAGGCGTTGATAACATTGTAAATGGTCCCGACCGACATTCCAATCATCATGGGTATCGACAAATGGGTAATCGCCTTCTTCAGCGGGGCTGATTCCAGATAATATTGATTAGATGTTTCCTGACTCATATTCATTCCTCCGAACTTTCACTTCATAATGTTTAGTTAGAATTCTAAGTAATAAAGATATCATAATAGTTAGAACTCTAACTGTCAATACTCTAACTAAATTAGCATTAAAAAACCTCTATACCGCTGCCAGTGCAAATGAGACTCTGACGGGTAAAGAGGTTTTCCATTACAATTCAATTTATTCACAATCTATTATTCTCAATAGGAAAACTAACCGCAAACCCTGAGCCTTCCCCCGGCGTGCTCTCAACCGAAATTTCTCCTCCGCACAGCTCCACGATGCGCCGGACCAGCGGCAGCCCGAGGCCGTTGCCTTCTGCCGACCGCGATTTATCCCCCTGATAGAATTTCACGAAGATATGCTTCATTACTTCCTCTGTCATCCCGATTCCGGAATCTGTGATTGTCACAGTAACGGCATGGCCTGTGGTGGAGAGATGGACGGCAATTTCCCCTCCGCTATCCGTAAATTTAATGGCATTCCCGAGTAAATTCAGCCATACCTGCATCAGCAGATCTTCGTTGCCATAGAACACGACAGGCTCCAGGTCGAGGTCCAGATTGATATCTTTGTCATTCCACTGGGCTTCCAGCAGCAGCAGGGCCTGGCGGATTTGCTCATCAAGGCCGAACTGGCTTTTGTCCACAATGAATTCCTGATTCTCTAGCTTGGACAGCTTCAGGATGTTACTGGACAGAGAGGACAGCTGCCTTGTACTCTCAATGATCAGCCGGCTGTATTCCTGGCGTTCCTTAGGCGAAAGATCATGGTCCTGCATTAAGGTGGCATAACCTTCAATCGCCGCAATCGGGGTCTTAAATTCATGCGAGACATTAACGATAAAATCATTACGCAGCGTCTCAATGCCGCCCAGCTCCTGCACCGTGCGGTTAAAATTGACGGCCATCTCCCCAAGTACATCGACTCTATGCTCCTCATGCGCAACTCTGATACTGAAATCGCCTTTGGCGACCTGCTTGGCGGCTTCACTGAGATCGATGATCGGGGTCAGAATTTTGCGTCCCGAAATCGCAGTTATAACCGTCCCGATCAGGATGCTGGCAATCATTACAAAGGAAATCGGCCAAAAGATATTGAACCGCTCCACATCAATAATTCCCGAATGTACGATCAAAAAGCTCATCAGTGCCATTAACAGCGCCGCGCTCAGCATAATCAAGAACACCATTAGAACCAGCGTCCCCCACAGATTACGTATTTTCCTCGGCCTGATCAACAGCGCTTCACCGCCTTATACCCTAATCCCCGGACGGTAACAATCTCGAATTCAGGACAGTCCTTGAAACGTTCACGCAGCCTGTTGATATGCACATCCACGGTACGCGCATCCGTCTCCGAGTCCATCCCCCAGATCTCGTCCATCAGCTGCTGGCGGGTAAAGATTTTGTTCGGGTAGGACAGCAGCTTGTACAGAAGATAGAACTCCTTTTGGGGCAGCAGCAGGCTTTTATCCCCGCGATAGACTGTTATGGAATCCGAATCCAGTATGACCTCCCCGACAACCAGCCTGCGTTCATTCGCAATCTGTGCCCGGCGCAGCAGTGCCCCGATCCGCAGAATCATCTCGTTCACATCAATCGGCTTCACCATATAATCATCCGTGCCGGCCAGATACCCGCACTGCTTGTCCTTGAAGCTTTCCTTCGCGGTAACCATCAGCACCGGAGTATTATAGCCTGCCTCTCTAAGCCTTTGGATCAGTTCATATCCGTCCACGTTTGGCATCATAATATCCGAGATAATCAAATCAATATAATGTGTATCCAGCAGCTCCAGCGCATGTTGTCCATCCACTGCCATTACCGGGTTATACCCGTGTTTGGTAAGCACTGTGCCGATCAGCTGCCGCAGCTTGTCGTTGTCCTCTACTACAAGAATGTTGATCATTTCTCCACCTGCGTTCCCTTGAGGTTCAGTAATCCTTATAACATTGTACTACAACTTTATGAACCCATTATGAACGGACAGCGTAACACTTACTATACATAAGCAGCTCCCCGGCTGTCAGGCTGTACGAGTTGATGTTCAGTTCATAATCGTATGTTACGCTTTGCACACACAAGAGAGATGGATGGATTAAGAGAGGATGAGATTACGGTATGCTGCAATTAAAAAACATTTCTAAAAGTTATACCACGGGCAGTTTCACGCAAATTGCCTTAAATGATGTCAATCTGGACTTCAGAAAAAACGAGTTTGTGGCGATTCTCGGACCCAGCGGTTCGGGCAAAACAACCTGTCTGAATTTGATCGGCGGGCTCGACCAATATGACAGCGGGGATCTGATCATTAACGGAACCTCAACCAAACATTTCAAGGACAGTGACTGGGATGCTTACCGCAATAACAGTGTGGGCTTTATCTTTCAGAGCTATAATCTGATCTCCCACCTGAGCATTACAGACAATGTGGAAATGGGGATGACCTTAAGCGGTGTGAGTGCTGAGATCAAACACCGCAAGGCTGTAGAAGCGCTGGAAAAGGTCGGACTGAAGGAACATATCCACAAAAAGCCCGGCCAGCTATCCGGAGGCCAGATGCAGCGTGTTGCCATCGCCAGAGCACTGGCTAATGATCCAGACATTATTCTCGCCGATGAGCCGACCGGTGCACTGGATACGGTAACCAGCGAACAGATTATGGAGCTGATCAAAGAGATTGCCAAGGACAAACTGGTTGTCATGGTCACCCACAATCCGGAGCTGGCCGAGGCTTATGCCGACCGGACCGTACAGTTCAGGGACGGAAAGGTCATTTCGGACAGCAATCCGCCAAGCGAGATTCAGGAGAATACCAATTATCAGCTGAAAAAGACGGCCATGAGCTATTTTACCGCACTCAAATTATCCGGCAAAAATATCTCCACCAAAAAGTGGAGAACGGCGCTCACCGCCTTCGCCTCCAGCATTGGCATCATCGGTATTGCGCTAATCCTGTCGCTCTCGAACGGGTTCGACAAGCAGATCAGCAGCTATGAATCAGGGGCGTTATCCAATTTCCCGGTGACCATCAATGAATCGGCTGCCAGTATTGATCTGTCCAGCCGGCCGTCGGAAGACGCCCGTAAGACCGACAAAGAGTGGACAGAGTTCACCAGCGCGGATGAAATATACCCTTATGATCCATCCGCCAACACGGTTATGCATACTAATGTACTAAGTGAAGCATATCTGAATTATCTGGA encodes:
- a CDS encoding HAMP domain-containing sensor histidine kinase, whose translation is MIRPRKIRNLWGTLVLMVFLIMLSAALLMALMSFLIVHSGIIDVERFNIFWPISFVMIASILIGTVITAISGRKILTPIIDLSEAAKQVAKGDFSIRVAHEEHRVDVLGEMAVNFNRTVQELGGIETLRNDFIVNVSHEFKTPIAAIEGYATLMQDHDLSPKERQEYSRLIIESTRQLSSLSSNILKLSKLENQEFIVDKSQFGLDEQIRQALLLLEAQWNDKDINLDLDLEPVVFYGNEDLLMQVWLNLLGNAIKFTDSGGEIAVHLSTTGHAVTVTITDSGIGMTEEVMKHIFVKFYQGDKSRSAEGNGLGLPLVRRIVELCGGEISVESTPGEGSGFAVSFPIENNRL
- a CDS encoding MATE family efflux transporter, which codes for MSQETSNQYYLESAPLKKAITHLSIPMMIGMSVGTIYNVINAYFIGLLHNTHMLTAITLGLPIFTVLMAFGNVLGVGGGTFVTRLAGEKNPEKGQRIAGYSFYASIITGIVIALLAFLAINPITRLLGADDATFNFTKTYATTLFAGGFVIVLNFALEQLVRSEGASKESMYGVFISTALSLIFDPLFILVLNWHVAGAALAMILANVGSVVYYIYFLETKSEHLKGFLKHFRISVQDKLEIYKIGISELLQSAFLIVTTLLLNNYAILYGDHVVAGFGVALRIVQVPEFLSMGLFLGLIPLFAFTYAGRNIERLKSSIKYAFACIGTISIVFVSLVFIFRDTVLHWFSNDPSVISSGVTILAAMLISALFNGFTGLFMSIFQATGQGAPTAIMAITQGILYIPVIIVLHYLFGLNGVIWSMTVTEVITSVMGVMLFVMFNRKLKKVSVNEADGNVAGA
- a CDS encoding response regulator transcription factor, encoding MINILVVEDNDKLRQLIGTVLTKHGYNPVMAVDGQHALELLDTHYIDLIISDIMMPNVDGYELIQRLREAGYNTPVLMVTAKESFKDKQCGYLAGTDDYMVKPIDVNEMILRIGALLRRAQIANERRLVVGEVILDSDSITVYRGDKSLLLPQKEFYLLYKLLSYPNKIFTRQQLMDEIWGMDSETDARTVDVHINRLRERFKDCPEFEIVTVRGLGYKAVKRC